The segment TAATGTAAAAGGAAGCCTTATAAGTCGATTGATTAAAGAAGTCGGCCTTAGTCTTATTAATGGATTTGCATTAGCACTACTCGTTATTTTATTTGGTTTCGCGATTGGTCAAGATGCTACCGAAAGTCTTGCTATCGCAGTGTCCATGATGAGCGTCATAATCGTTGCCGCTTTAGTAGGTACCTTCGTCCCAATAATTTTAGATAAAAGAGGTATTGATCCAGCCATCGCCACAGGTCCATTTATTACAACTAGTAATGATATTCTTGGCATTTACTTATTTTTTGTGCTTTCGGGATTAATTATTGGTTTTTAATTTAGGCGTTTACTACTTCGCCGAGGCTTCGTAGCACCGTGCTTTTCGTTTCAATCTTTTGTAAAAGCAAAAGTATTTCCTCTGCAGTCACTAACGCAAAACTTTGTAACTTTAAACACGAAAAAGTCGTTTTAAGATGAAACCCATAAATATTAAAGAAAAACATCTCCTGTTTACCAAAACGTGGCATCCGCATCGCATTGCCCTAGTTGATAACATGCAGGTCATTTTAGCCAAAATTAAAGGCGAGTTTGTATGGCATAGTCATGACAATGAAGACGAACTGTTTCAAGTCCTTAAAGGCACGTTATACATGCAGTTTCGAGACCGTACAGAAGTTGTTAAAGAAGGGGAAATTATTGTAGTTCCCAAGGGTGTCGAACATAATCCATGCACAAAAAATGATGAGGAAGTACATCTTTTATTATTTGAAAAACTGGACACTGAACACACAGGAAATGTAGAACACGAACGCACACAAA is part of the Formosa sp. Hel1_31_208 genome and harbors:
- a CDS encoding cupin domain-containing protein, whose protein sequence is MKPINIKEKHLLFTKTWHPHRIALVDNMQVILAKIKGEFVWHSHDNEDELFQVLKGTLYMQFRDRTEVVKEGEIIVVPKGVEHNPCTKNDEEVHLLLFEKLDTEHTGNVEHERTQTEYPEI